From one Chloroflexota bacterium genomic stretch:
- a CDS encoding TIGR03621 family F420-dependent LLM class oxidoreductase, which produces MAHPHPFRFGVINEQSHYPQTWMNHARRVEDLGYATFLIRDHFVPDYFGDQLAPFSALTAAALATTTLRVGTLVIDNDYRHPVVLAKEAATLDALSGGRLELGLGAGWLRTEYAQAGLPFDSAGTRISRLAESLRVLNGLFADGPFTYAGEHYHVTNLNGYPKPIQRLRPPILLGGGQKRMLMLAGREADIISMLTTSVASGALSDDPTERLAESVRQKIEWVRQGAGERFDQIELNLIPGLVFTDDRQGGAEQLIRTRGWVGVTVEQVLAMPSVFIGTPEQMAAQMEERRAVYGFSYYVVPDDRVAEFAPIVARLAGR; this is translated from the coding sequence ATGGCCCACCCACACCCGTTCCGTTTCGGCGTCATCAACGAGCAGTCGCATTACCCGCAGACGTGGATGAACCACGCACGTCGCGTAGAAGACCTCGGTTACGCGACGTTCCTGATCCGCGACCACTTCGTGCCCGACTATTTCGGCGACCAACTGGCGCCGTTCAGCGCGCTGACCGCCGCTGCACTGGCGACGACAACCCTGCGCGTCGGTACGCTCGTGATTGACAACGATTACCGGCATCCGGTCGTGCTGGCCAAGGAAGCGGCGACGCTGGACGCGCTGTCCGGCGGGCGGCTGGAACTGGGGCTCGGCGCGGGTTGGCTGCGCACAGAATACGCGCAGGCGGGATTGCCATTCGATTCCGCTGGCACGCGCATTAGCCGCCTCGCGGAGTCACTGCGGGTGCTAAACGGCCTGTTTGCGGACGGCCCATTCACCTATGCGGGCGAGCATTACCATGTTACGAATCTGAACGGCTACCCGAAGCCCATCCAGCGGCTGCGCCCGCCGATCTTGCTCGGTGGCGGGCAGAAGCGGATGTTGATGCTGGCCGGACGGGAGGCCGACATCATTAGCATGTTGACCACGTCGGTCGCCAGCGGGGCGCTGTCTGATGATCCGACCGAGCGCCTGGCCGAATCGGTGCGGCAGAAGATAGAGTGGGTGCGGCAGGGGGCCGGCGAGCGATTCGATCAGATCGAGTTGAATCTGATACCGGGGCTGGTCTTCACAGACGACCGGCAGGGCGGTGCCGAGCAGCTGATCCGCACTCGCGGATGGGTGGGCGTCACCGTCGAGCAGGTGTTGGCGATGCCGTCGGTGTTCATCGGCACGCCGGAGCAGATGGCGGCCCAGATGGAAGAGCGACGCGCGGTGTACGGGTTCTCGTACTACGTCGTGCCGGATGATCGGGTGGCGGAATTTGCGCCGATCGTCGCGCGGCTGGCGGGGCGCTAG
- a CDS encoding L,D-transpeptidase gives MKNRILLAASLLLLVIGTGLAFVSQERIAVAADLLQQSAEIDPVALLSFDPIMAGADADLFADDELAASGPDMSGVPLSSEAFAMPPTETPAFESALSLGLPPGVLGAPPAKPGDAPGWPRTTAETTLAGPVANPPTSGMWVDVNISRQTVTAYRGSTPLKTVLTSTGVRRHPTVVGLFRVWAKVKSQTMSGGSRAARDYYRLPGVPNIMYFYRGFALHGTYWHRNFGHPMSHGCVNLTLDDAAYFYSFGYVGMPVRTHY, from the coding sequence TTGAAGAACCGTATACTGCTCGCTGCAAGTCTGTTGCTGCTCGTGATCGGCACGGGGCTGGCCTTTGTGTCGCAGGAGCGCATTGCCGTTGCCGCTGATTTGCTGCAGCAGTCAGCGGAGATCGATCCGGTCGCGCTGTTGAGCTTTGACCCGATCATGGCCGGCGCCGATGCCGATCTGTTTGCCGACGATGAGTTGGCCGCCAGTGGACCGGATATGAGCGGCGTGCCGTTGAGCAGCGAGGCATTCGCGATGCCGCCCACGGAAACGCCCGCCTTCGAGAGCGCGCTGTCGCTCGGCTTGCCGCCCGGCGTGCTTGGCGCGCCGCCTGCGAAGCCCGGCGACGCCCCCGGTTGGCCGCGCACGACCGCCGAGACGACGTTGGCCGGCCCGGTGGCGAACCCGCCGACCTCCGGCATGTGGGTGGACGTCAACATCTCGCGGCAGACGGTCACCGCCTATCGCGGCTCGACGCCGCTGAAGACCGTGCTGACCTCGACCGGCGTGCGTCGTCATCCGACGGTCGTCGGCCTGTTCCGCGTCTGGGCCAAGGTCAAGTCGCAGACAATGTCCGGCGGCTCGCGCGCGGCCCGCGACTACTACCGCCTGCCCGGCGTGCCGAACATCATGTACTTCTATCGCGGCTTCGCGCTGCACGGCACCTACTGGCACCGCAACTTCGGGCACCCGATGAGCCACGGCTGCGTGAACCTGACGCTCGACGACGCGGCGTACTTCTACAGCTTCGGCTACGTCGGCATGCCGGTGCGGACGCACTACTAA
- a CDS encoding acetoin utilization protein AcuC, producing the protein MSTVLIYHPRYNERGFARMQRSWMRYRDSYRLFESLGFFANGLRVERQAPAGVDELLRVHTPEYVDYVRQRDAEGSGFLDGGDTPAYPGVFERARLSVGGSLLGARLIMDGAADHVFNPSGGLHHAQRDRAGGFCIFNDIVIVVRWLQAQGLSRIAVVDVDGHHGDGTQNLLYAEPVLTISLHQYDGRFYPRTGRLEDHGEGAGLGHNINLPLPRRTGHSAYLDAFDRVALPALRAYRPQFVLVQFGTDGHANDPLVGLQLTTQTYQALTERLHAAAHQLCGGRLLLFGGGGYHPETVARCWSLMLGTLAGCVPPHKRASYADLHDGPLPEDAEAAVRVEAMVSDWQRLTSHLNGSKTEQPNFAR; encoded by the coding sequence ATGTCGACCGTCCTCATTTACCACCCGCGCTACAACGAGCGCGGCTTCGCGCGGATGCAGCGCTCGTGGATGCGCTACCGCGACAGCTACCGTCTGTTTGAGTCGCTTGGCTTCTTTGCCAACGGGCTGCGCGTCGAGCGGCAGGCGCCGGCCGGCGTGGACGAACTGCTGCGCGTGCACACGCCGGAGTACGTCGACTATGTCCGGCAGCGCGACGCCGAGGGCAGCGGCTTCCTTGACGGCGGCGACACGCCGGCCTACCCCGGCGTGTTCGAGCGCGCGCGCCTGAGCGTCGGCGGCTCGCTGCTCGGCGCGCGGCTGATCATGGATGGCGCAGCCGACCACGTCTTCAACCCGAGCGGCGGCCTGCACCACGCGCAGCGCGACCGCGCCGGCGGGTTCTGCATCTTCAACGACATCGTCATCGTCGTGCGCTGGCTGCAGGCGCAGGGGCTATCGCGCATCGCGGTCGTAGACGTGGACGGGCACCACGGCGACGGCACGCAGAACCTGCTGTACGCCGAACCGGTGCTGACCATCTCCCTGCACCAGTACGACGGGCGCTTCTACCCGCGCACCGGCCGCTTGGAAGACCACGGCGAAGGCGCCGGCCTCGGCCACAACATCAACCTGCCGCTGCCGCGCCGGACGGGACACAGCGCCTACCTCGACGCGTTCGATCGCGTGGCGCTGCCCGCGCTGCGCGCCTACCGGCCGCAGTTCGTGCTCGTCCAGTTCGGCACCGACGGGCACGCCAACGACCCACTCGTCGGATTGCAGTTGACCACGCAGACCTACCAGGCGCTGACTGAGCGCCTGCACGCGGCCGCGCACCAGTTGTGCGGCGGGCGGTTATTGCTGTTCGGCGGCGGCGGCTATCATCCGGAAACGGTCGCGCGCTGCTGGAGCTTGATGCTCGGCACGCTGGCCGGCTGCGTGCCGCCGCACAAGCGCGCGTCGTACGCCGACCTGCACGACGGCCCGCTGCCGGAAGATGCAGAGGCGGCCGTACGCGTCGAAGCGATGGTTTCCGATTGGCAGCGCTTGACAAGCCATCTTAATGGCAGTAAAACGGAACAACCTAACTTTGCACGTTGA
- a CDS encoding lycopene cyclase domain-containing protein: MDLIPPRATYLVMTGAMGALFMAILWARNARFLWSRRRIIITVVLIAELWMLVTDPLGGQWGAWYFDPQQVLGIWLFGVTPVEDVIAMAVVSAAAACGVLVFGYSPKRWIW; encoded by the coding sequence ATGGATCTGATTCCCCCGCGCGCCACCTATCTCGTGATGACGGGGGCGATGGGCGCGCTGTTCATGGCGATCCTGTGGGCGCGCAACGCGCGCTTTCTCTGGAGCCGCCGCCGCATAATCATCACGGTCGTGCTGATCGCCGAACTGTGGATGCTCGTCACCGACCCGCTCGGCGGGCAGTGGGGCGCGTGGTACTTCGACCCGCAGCAGGTGCTTGGCATCTGGTTGTTCGGCGTGACGCCCGTCGAAGATGTCATCGCCATGGCGGTCGTCTCGGCCGCCGCGGCCTGCGGCGTGCTCGTCTTCGGCTACAGCCCGAAGCGCTGGATCTGGTAG
- a CDS encoding lycopene cyclase domain-containing protein, whose amino-acid sequence MFGHYTYLIWLALCMGVPLLALLRWRQVFWKQRRALTWVTLGSLAGGWLWDALAVRRGVWFYAPEHIANIWLLGLPIEEWIWIAAITVLFGALTIVLAEAEGRV is encoded by the coding sequence ATGTTCGGTCACTACACATACCTGATCTGGCTGGCGCTCTGCATGGGCGTGCCGCTGCTGGCGCTGCTGCGCTGGCGACAGGTCTTCTGGAAGCAGCGGCGCGCGCTGACGTGGGTCACGCTCGGCTCGCTGGCCGGCGGCTGGCTGTGGGACGCGTTGGCCGTGCGGCGCGGCGTCTGGTTCTACGCGCCGGAGCACATCGCCAATATCTGGCTGCTCGGCCTGCCGATTGAAGAGTGGATCTGGATCGCCGCCATCACCGTGTTGTTCGGCGCACTGACGATCGTCCTGGCCGAAGCGGAGGGCCGCGTCTGA
- a CDS encoding D-2-hydroxyacid dehydrogenase, translating into MTDKLTIMIASQLEPEHIERIRAVDPRIEVLYDLALVPQMRYIADHTGGPFQRTPEQQAQWLDWLKRAEVLFDFERAALKDLPVTGPRVKWIQWTSAGIGQVIKGAGIDRLPIAHTTASGVHARPLADFCLMVMLMTVKNFLWMQRDKRAHHWERYCGEELTGKTLAIVGMGRVGSEVARTGKLMGMCVIGMRRGTEPAPYVDRMVTRAELPDMLRVADFVVLIAPHTPETENLIGGTELAQMKPTAVLINIARGQLVDDAALVRALQSGQIAGAAIDVARVEPLDPASPLWAMPNVVISPHSASTVTAENDRIMDIFCENIGHYLRGEPMRNRWNPDLLY; encoded by the coding sequence ATGACTGACAAGCTGACCATTATGATCGCCTCGCAACTGGAGCCGGAGCACATCGAGCGCATCCGCGCCGTCGATCCGCGCATCGAGGTGCTATACGACCTCGCGCTCGTGCCCCAGATGCGCTACATCGCCGACCACACCGGCGGCCCGTTCCAGCGCACGCCGGAACAGCAGGCGCAGTGGCTCGACTGGCTTAAGCGCGCCGAGGTGCTGTTCGACTTCGAGCGCGCCGCACTGAAAGATCTGCCGGTCACCGGCCCGCGCGTCAAGTGGATCCAGTGGACGAGCGCCGGCATCGGCCAGGTGATCAAGGGCGCGGGCATCGACCGGCTGCCGATCGCGCACACGACCGCCAGCGGCGTGCATGCGCGGCCGCTGGCCGACTTCTGCCTGATGGTCATGCTGATGACGGTCAAGAACTTCCTCTGGATGCAGCGCGACAAGCGTGCGCACCACTGGGAGCGCTACTGCGGCGAGGAACTGACCGGCAAGACGCTGGCGATCGTCGGCATGGGGCGCGTCGGCAGCGAGGTGGCGCGCACCGGCAAGCTGATGGGCATGTGTGTGATTGGCATGCGCCGTGGCACCGAGCCGGCGCCGTACGTCGACCGGATGGTCACGCGCGCGGAACTGCCCGACATGCTGCGCGTGGCCGACTTCGTGGTGCTGATCGCGCCGCACACGCCCGAGACGGAGAACCTGATCGGTGGTACGGAACTGGCGCAGATGAAGCCGACCGCCGTGCTGATCAACATCGCGCGCGGCCAGTTGGTGGACGACGCCGCACTGGTGCGCGCCCTGCAGAGCGGCCAGATCGCCGGCGCGGCGATCGACGTGGCGCGCGTCGAGCCGCTCGACCCGGCGTCGCCGCTGTGGGCGATGCCGAATGTCGTCATCAGCCCGCACTCGGCCAGCACCGTGACGGCCGAGAACGATCGGATCATGGACATCTTCTGCGAGAACATCGGCCACTACCTGCGCGGCGAGCCGATGCGCAACCGCTGGAACCCCGATCTGCTATATTGA
- a CDS encoding alpha/beta fold hydrolase: protein MIIKRLLYLACTLVALFAAYRILVVDGGIVRTSTVVDGIPVEIFAPAPEPNARLPRVYPAVVIAHGYAGSKQVMYELARTPIYLSPDQGLFVAGLLSGPGQAIAVTFDFTGHGANTTPLSATARLDQLQKDIGRIVQYARSLPNVDPNSIALIGHSMGAGAVVQYANQHPDIKGVISISGGATEVTPNAPKNLLLLAGVLEFDSIKTAQKIALANAGGSSEAFWSGRARALEFVPSSEHLTVLWNDMTLVSAASWLRYCFLGGIPDRLRIIDRWGPSFWQTLPQSLLTVRAIQAALLLSLAVFVLFFPLSSFAVSRLGLRVAAPVPAGLPYGQVLLVALVPAVLAPLILRGLSLTPIDPATWLPIQIVNYMAMHFLLYAALMLGVLRLFGVRDLWARIRRNLRPAALVLAALFFAWIYVTNGVVAHLTWLNFLPSGSRLWLWPVVCALAMPYFVLNEYVTKAATMRRSALNELTSKVALIGSLLFAVAITPGLFFLLLVIAVFAVFFAVYGAYAVRLHSLTGNPLIAALGYAAMTAALLVAVFPITG from the coding sequence ATGATCATCAAACGCCTGCTATACCTCGCCTGCACGCTCGTCGCGCTGTTTGCCGCGTACCGCATCCTTGTCGTGGACGGCGGCATCGTACGTACCTCGACCGTCGTAGATGGCATCCCGGTCGAGATATTCGCGCCGGCACCTGAGCCGAACGCGCGGCTGCCGCGAGTGTACCCTGCTGTCGTTATCGCACATGGCTATGCGGGAAGCAAGCAGGTCATGTACGAACTGGCGCGCACCCCGATCTATTTGTCACCGGATCAAGGTTTGTTTGTAGCGGGATTGCTCTCTGGTCCTGGACAGGCAATCGCTGTCACGTTCGACTTCACCGGGCATGGCGCTAATACAACTCCGCTTTCAGCGACCGCACGACTAGATCAACTGCAGAAGGATATAGGCCGCATTGTGCAGTACGCGCGCTCGCTGCCCAATGTGGATCCAAATAGCATCGCTTTGATTGGTCACTCGATGGGGGCCGGCGCAGTCGTGCAATACGCCAATCAACACCCGGATATCAAGGGGGTCATATCCATTTCGGGAGGCGCTACCGAGGTGACGCCCAACGCGCCGAAGAATCTGCTATTGCTGGCCGGTGTTCTCGAATTCGATTCAATCAAGACAGCCCAGAAGATCGCTCTGGCAAACGCGGGGGGCTCGTCCGAAGCATTTTGGTCAGGACGGGCGCGAGCATTGGAGTTTGTACCGTCTTCAGAGCACCTTACGGTTTTGTGGAATGACATGACGCTAGTCAGCGCGGCGAGTTGGTTACGGTATTGCTTTCTCGGAGGGATTCCAGATCGCCTGAGAATAATCGATCGTTGGGGACCATCATTTTGGCAAACGTTGCCACAATCACTGCTTACCGTGCGGGCTATTCAGGCAGCGCTCTTGCTATCGCTCGCCGTCTTCGTCCTCTTCTTCCCCCTCTCATCATTCGCCGTGTCGCGGCTCGGCCTGCGCGTGGCCGCGCCCGTGCCCGCCGGTCTGCCGTACGGGCAGGTGCTGCTCGTCGCGCTCGTGCCGGCCGTGCTCGCGCCGCTGATCCTGCGTGGGCTGTCGCTGACGCCGATTGACCCGGCGACGTGGCTGCCGATCCAGATCGTCAACTACATGGCGATGCATTTCCTGCTGTACGCCGCGCTAATGCTGGGAGTGCTGCGACTGTTCGGCGTGCGCGACCTGTGGGCACGCATCCGGCGCAATCTGCGGCCGGCTGCGCTCGTGCTGGCGGCGCTGTTCTTCGCGTGGATCTACGTCACGAACGGGGTGGTGGCGCACCTGACGTGGCTGAACTTCCTGCCGTCGGGCAGCCGGCTGTGGCTCTGGCCGGTGGTCTGCGCGTTGGCGATGCCGTACTTCGTGCTGAACGAGTATGTGACGAAAGCGGCGACGATGCGGCGGAGCGCGCTGAACGAGTTGACCTCGAAGGTCGCGCTGATCGGCTCGCTGCTGTTCGCGGTGGCGATCACGCCGGGGTTGTTCTTCCTGCTGCTGGTGATCGCCGTCTTTGCGGTCTTCTTCGCCGTGTATGGCGCGTACGCGGTGCGCCTGCATAGCCTGACCGGCAACCCGCTGATCGCCGCGCTCGGCTACGCGGCTATGACCGCCGCGTTGCTCGTCGCCGTGTTCCCCATCACCGGATAG
- a CDS encoding YbaK/EbsC family protein: protein MNLPSHDYLDQQNIPYERRSFPTDIEKGAASVARALGFNERQMVKTLIFENDRGERALIMLGGDQSAISGHLKKVLNSRNIKLASPEAVKTTTGYEIGSIPPFHWQRPGFRSFLEASLLIESVLGVGTGQWGEEILIAPADLVKASRAVVVNLTDKEKPVI, encoded by the coding sequence ATGAACCTGCCATCCCACGACTACCTCGACCAGCAGAATATTCCATACGAGCGGCGCTCATTCCCGACCGACATCGAGAAAGGCGCGGCCTCGGTGGCGCGCGCGCTCGGCTTCAACGAGCGGCAGATGGTCAAGACGCTGATCTTCGAGAACGACCGCGGCGAGCGGGCACTGATCATGCTCGGCGGCGACCAGAGCGCGATCTCCGGGCACCTGAAGAAGGTGCTCAACTCGCGCAACATCAAGCTCGCCAGCCCGGAAGCGGTCAAAACGACGACCGGCTACGAGATCGGCTCGATCCCGCCGTTTCACTGGCAGAGGCCGGGCTTCCGCTCGTTCCTCGAAGCGTCACTGCTGATTGAGAGCGTGCTCGGCGTCGGCACCGGCCAGTGGGGCGAGGAGATCCTGATTGCGCCGGCCGACCTGGTCAAGGCGAGCCGCGCCGTCGTCGTCAACCTGACCGACAAGGAGAAGCCGGTCATCTGA
- a CDS encoding aldehyde ferredoxin oxidoreductase family protein, with translation MAHGSTGKILHVNLTTSAIHTEDIDEALYRLYPGGKALAAYLLLKQMPAHADPLGPDNVLILANGVLTGAPVSTATRFSAVARSPLTGAFGESEAGGFWGPELKFAGFEAIVLKGRADKPVYLWIKDGRVEIRDAAHLWGKETGDTQNAVRAELGDKLVRFLQIGPGGENLVRFACLTNDLRHYNGRNGMGAVMGSKRLKGIAVRGSGKYLDLAEQPKALSEFGKLLSKRVKNQPQSFDLQEKGTPGITGGLNAAGILPTRNFLQGAFEGVDGLKWEVYEKELLTARRSCYACAVRCKREVAVNDRYVVSDTYGGPEYEAVGGFGSNCGIGDLQAVAKANELCGRYTLDAISTSSVISFAMECFEHGLITTKDTGGMELRFGNVDAMLKTVELIAFRKGIGDLLAEGVKRAAEKIGGDAPFFAMHVKGQELPMHDPRGKIGVGIGYAVNEGGADHLVAYHDTALANPASAGFKSATALGITEAVPPRELSARKAFNYAILENWSSAGKVTGYCYFGPGPRSFIEAQEVVDSVRAATGWDLTIADLLKIGERATNLARVFNVREGFSRKDDMIPERLFAPSPVGALQGVGISHDEFEQALTELYRLKGWDPETAKPTRERLRELGIEWAADIVEASA, from the coding sequence ATGGCTCACGGAAGCACTGGCAAGATCCTGCACGTCAATCTCACCACATCGGCTATTCACACCGAAGATATCGACGAGGCGCTGTACCGCCTCTACCCCGGCGGCAAAGCGCTGGCCGCCTACCTGCTGCTCAAGCAGATGCCGGCACACGCCGACCCGCTCGGCCCCGACAATGTGCTGATCCTGGCCAACGGCGTGCTGACCGGCGCGCCGGTCTCGACCGCCACGCGCTTTTCGGCCGTCGCGCGCTCGCCACTAACCGGCGCATTCGGCGAGTCGGAAGCGGGCGGTTTCTGGGGCCCGGAACTCAAGTTCGCCGGCTTCGAGGCGATCGTGCTCAAAGGGCGCGCCGACAAGCCGGTCTACCTCTGGATCAAAGACGGCCGGGTCGAGATTCGCGATGCAGCGCACCTGTGGGGCAAGGAGACCGGCGACACGCAGAACGCCGTGCGCGCCGAACTGGGCGACAAGCTGGTGCGCTTCCTGCAGATCGGCCCCGGCGGCGAGAACCTGGTGCGCTTCGCCTGCCTGACCAACGACCTGCGCCACTACAACGGCCGCAACGGCATGGGCGCGGTGATGGGCTCCAAGCGGCTCAAGGGTATCGCCGTGCGCGGCAGCGGCAAGTACCTCGACCTTGCCGAGCAGCCGAAGGCGCTCTCGGAGTTCGGCAAGCTGCTGTCGAAGCGCGTCAAGAACCAGCCGCAGTCGTTCGACTTGCAGGAGAAGGGCACGCCGGGCATCACCGGCGGCCTGAACGCGGCCGGCATCCTGCCGACGCGCAACTTCCTGCAGGGCGCGTTCGAAGGCGTGGACGGCCTCAAGTGGGAGGTATACGAGAAGGAACTGCTGACCGCCCGTCGCTCGTGCTACGCCTGCGCCGTGCGCTGCAAGCGCGAGGTCGCGGTGAACGACCGCTACGTGGTCAGCGATACTTACGGCGGCCCGGAGTACGAGGCGGTCGGCGGCTTCGGCTCGAACTGTGGCATCGGCGACCTGCAAGCGGTCGCCAAGGCGAACGAACTGTGCGGGCGCTACACGCTCGACGCCATCTCGACCTCATCGGTCATTTCGTTCGCCATGGAATGCTTCGAGCACGGGCTGATCACGACGAAGGACACCGGCGGCATGGAACTGCGCTTCGGCAATGTCGACGCGATGCTGAAGACGGTCGAGTTGATCGCGTTCCGTAAGGGCATCGGCGACCTGCTGGCCGAGGGCGTCAAGCGCGCGGCTGAAAAGATCGGCGGCGACGCGCCGTTTTTCGCGATGCACGTCAAGGGCCAGGAACTGCCGATGCACGACCCGCGCGGCAAGATTGGCGTTGGCATCGGCTACGCCGTCAACGAGGGCGGCGCGGATCACCTCGTCGCGTACCACGACACGGCGCTCGCGAACCCGGCGTCGGCCGGTTTCAAGAGCGCGACGGCGCTCGGCATCACGGAAGCGGTGCCACCGCGCGAACTCAGCGCGCGCAAGGCGTTCAACTACGCGATTCTGGAGAACTGGAGCAGCGCCGGCAAGGTGACCGGCTACTGCTACTTCGGCCCCGGCCCGCGCTCGTTCATCGAGGCGCAGGAAGTCGTCGATTCGGTGCGCGCGGCGACCGGTTGGGATCTGACGATTGCCGACCTGCTCAAGATCGGCGAGCGGGCGACGAACCTGGCGCGCGTCTTCAACGTGCGCGAAGGGTTCTCGCGCAAAGACGACATGATCCCGGAGCGGTTGTTTGCGCCGTCGCCGGTCGGCGCGCTGCAGGGCGTCGGCATCTCGCACGACGAGTTCGAGCAGGCGCTGACCGAGCTGTACCGGCTGAAGGGCTGGGACCCGGAGACCGCGAAGCCGACCCGCGAGCGCCTGCGCGAGCTGGGCATCGAGTGGGCGGCGGACATCGTCGAGGCGTCCGCGTAG
- a CDS encoding nucleotidyltransferase domain-containing protein: protein MSTPVIAEPPCLAEAIERIVQQFHPLRIILFGSWARGDARPDSDLDLLVVMPEAQNKRAMTVRIGNSLSDLPISKDVVVTTPAEIVEHGQTIGRVLQPALAEGKVVYERR from the coding sequence ATGAGCACCCCCGTAATCGCCGAGCCGCCGTGCTTGGCTGAAGCGATTGAGCGCATCGTGCAGCAGTTTCACCCGCTGCGCATCATCCTGTTCGGCTCCTGGGCGCGCGGGGACGCCCGCCCGGACAGCGACCTTGATTTGCTGGTGGTGATGCCGGAGGCGCAGAACAAGCGCGCTATGACAGTTCGCATAGGCAATTCGTTGAGTGATCTGCCGATCAGCAAAGATGTCGTGGTAACGACGCCAGCGGAGATCGTGGAGCACGGGCAGACTATCGGGCGGGTGCTCCAGCCGGCGCTGGCCGAAGGCAAAGTCGTCTATGAGCGCCGATGA
- a CDS encoding HEPN domain-containing protein yields MSADDVGTWLAYAHSDLGAGRSLLLGPEPFSRQSCFYAQPAAEKALKAVLVAHGIKVPHTHDLDHLREIIPGGASVKVEFPHLYALSIWAVEARYPGDPQEVTADEARAALDLAERVLRAVERDLRAGGAEAS; encoded by the coding sequence ATGAGCGCCGATGATGTAGGCACTTGGCTGGCGTATGCGCATTCCGACTTGGGGGCGGGTCGGTCACTCTTGCTCGGGCCTGAGCCTTTTTCACGCCAGTCGTGTTTTTATGCACAACCGGCTGCGGAAAAGGCGCTAAAAGCTGTGCTGGTAGCGCATGGCATCAAAGTTCCGCACACGCATGACCTTGATCATTTGCGTGAGATCATCCCGGGCGGGGCTTCGGTGAAAGTCGAATTCCCGCACCTCTATGCATTGTCGATCTGGGCCGTCGAGGCGCGCTATCCCGGCGATCCGCAAGAGGTCACGGCCGATGAGGCACGCGCGGCGCTCGATCTGGCGGAACGAGTGCTGCGGGCGGTGGAGCGCGACTTGCGCGCCGGCGGCGCAGAGGCGTCGTAG
- a CDS encoding DUF92 domain-containing protein, giving the protein MSLSPLQLAAGFALSLLIGLAAQRRGALTRDGVAGAAIVGTLTFGLGGFAWAVVVVAFFVSSSALTRYGAERKRESSAEFAKGGRRDLAQTLANGGAAAVLAVSGAIFPAYTLPIFAAFAGAMAAVTADTWATELGMLSLTPPRMVTTWRETRTGENGAVSTLGLISAATGALLIGSAALLGRYVEGFFADVPLSAYLWLPTTALIAGFIGSVVDSLLGATVQALYYCASDAAYTEKPIHACGRPAILTRGLAWMDNDVVNFLASLAGAVTAVLVYGAMR; this is encoded by the coding sequence ATGTCTCTTTCGCCTCTGCAACTGGCCGCCGGGTTCGCGCTCAGCCTGCTGATCGGGCTGGCGGCGCAGCGACGCGGCGCGCTGACGCGCGACGGCGTCGCGGGCGCGGCCATCGTCGGCACGCTGACGTTCGGCCTCGGCGGCTTCGCCTGGGCCGTGGTCGTCGTGGCGTTCTTCGTCTCGTCGTCGGCGCTGACGCGCTACGGCGCGGAACGCAAACGCGAATCGTCCGCCGAGTTCGCCAAGGGTGGCCGCCGCGACCTGGCGCAGACGCTCGCCAACGGCGGCGCGGCGGCCGTGCTGGCCGTCTCGGGCGCCATTTTTCCCGCGTACACCCTGCCGATCTTCGCCGCGTTTGCCGGCGCCATGGCGGCCGTGACGGCCGACACGTGGGCGACGGAACTGGGCATGCTCAGCCTGACGCCGCCGCGCATGGTCACCACCTGGCGCGAGACGCGGACCGGCGAGAACGGCGCGGTCAGCACGCTCGGCCTGATCTCGGCGGCCACCGGCGCGCTGCTGATCGGCTCGGCGGCGCTGCTGGGGCGCTACGTCGAGGGATTCTTCGCGGACGTGCCCCTGAGCGCGTATCTCTGGCTGCCGACCACCGCGCTGATCGCGGGCTTCATCGGCAGCGTAGTCGATTCGCTGTTGGGCGCAACGGTGCAGGCGCTCTACTACTGCGCGAGCGACGCTGCGTACACCGAGAAGCCGATCCACGCCTGCGGCCGCCCGGCGATCCTGACGCGCGGGCTGGCATGGATGGACAACGACGTGGTGAACTTCCTCGCGTCGCTGGCCGGCGCCGTCACCGCCGTGCTGGTCTACGGCGCGATGCGGTAG